The DNA sequence ATTTCTGATTCCCCGCAGTTTCAGCTCCCGGTAGAAGGCGGCTTCATCTTCCGGATCGGCCGGGACATACATATGGTTCAAGATGAGATCCCAGCGGGCGGAGTCAAAATAGATGATCTGTGAAGTGGGAATGCTCAGCTTCAGAACGATTTCTCCGGGTGTCTCGCGCAGCATATACCCTTCATCCACGGAACACCAGATGGGGTAGGTAACCCCAGGCGGACGGGGGATGCGCCGGGCGGAAGCCTGGGACAGCCAGTCATAGTTTTTCATGAAATAAGCCGAGATATCGCCGTATTTCTGGCGAATCCACTCCGGCTTCATCCGGAATACGCCTTCCTGATCCAGGATGCGCAGGGCATTTTCATGCTGTCTGGTAAAAAGGGTTGTCTGATCCATTCGCCATACCTCCCGCATTATTTCATCCGGCGCCGAAAGCGCAGAATCTTGCGCTGGCCTTTGGCGTTGCGCAAATCGTCCCCAAAGAAGGCGACCAGAATAAATTCGCCGGCGATCCGTGAGGACAGCCGTTCCGAGTACTTGTCCCGAATGCTTCCCAGGGAAAGATTCGAAGAAATGAGCATTTTC is a window from the Clostridiaceae bacterium HFYG-1003 genome containing:
- a CDS encoding DUF3841 domain-containing protein; protein product: MDQTTLFTRQHENALRILDQEGVFRMKPEWIRQKYGDISAYFMKNYDWLSQASARRIPRPPGVTYPIWCSVDEGYMLRETPGEIVLKLSIPTSQIIYFDSARWDLILNHMYVPADPEDEAAFYRELKLRGIRNPFTLLDDPVSRFHPDLVRRIHDSWERVFEIKEWNKFLVQANIWEFNTSHIVEVRT